The following coding sequences are from one Desulfosporosinus orientis DSM 765 window:
- a CDS encoding uroporphyrinogen decarboxylase family protein codes for MGITGWDRIKAACALEKTDRVAICPALYRSAAGALQGMTQAETQLNPEKALDAMLKTYDDFGGWDALYTSLPDTETMWLFYYRSPIRWKLAGRELPEDYQAQVFETEALSYDEYDRIIEEGFDKFFDEEYIFRITDWTPEEKEKKIAEQNLVIERAATEWQKRGVQDFFGSGRAHPFFNLSIMRSLEKFTEDLYFKPDKVEQAIKKMTDEMIPRVIQECKDYGVNYFSLNELRASTYFYPLEIFERFWMPYTLQIVDALWSEGIVTNLLVQTNWDKNLPYFKHFPKGAVCLGLDGSTNIFEAKKLLDGWCSFHGDVPPQMVALEKPETVANYTKKLIDEVGYNGGLILNIGCEMPPDTKPENFRAFLETGKNYEASKRQI; via the coding sequence ATGGGAATAACAGGATGGGATAGGATAAAGGCGGCCTGTGCATTAGAAAAAACTGACCGAGTCGCCATATGTCCGGCATTGTATCGTTCTGCAGCCGGTGCTTTACAGGGGATGACTCAAGCAGAAACACAACTAAATCCTGAGAAAGCATTAGATGCCATGCTTAAGACTTATGATGATTTTGGGGGGTGGGATGCCCTATACACAAGTCTCCCTGATACCGAAACAATGTGGCTCTTTTACTACCGAAGCCCTATACGGTGGAAACTGGCTGGACGGGAACTTCCGGAAGACTACCAGGCTCAAGTATTTGAGACAGAGGCACTAAGCTACGATGAATATGATCGAATTATTGAAGAAGGTTTTGATAAGTTCTTTGATGAGGAATATATATTTCGGATTACGGATTGGACACCTGAGGAAAAGGAAAAAAAGATTGCTGAACAAAATCTCGTAATTGAAAGGGCTGCTACGGAATGGCAGAAGAGGGGTGTTCAGGACTTTTTTGGAAGCGGTAGGGCTCACCCATTCTTTAATTTGTCCATCATGCGATCACTGGAAAAATTTACAGAGGACTTGTATTTCAAACCCGATAAGGTTGAGCAGGCAATTAAAAAAATGACAGATGAAATGATTCCACGGGTCATTCAAGAGTGCAAGGATTACGGGGTAAATTATTTTAGCTTAAATGAATTAAGGGCATCTACTTATTTTTACCCTTTGGAAATATTCGAGAGATTTTGGATGCCATATACTCTCCAAATTGTTGATGCCCTTTGGTCGGAAGGAATCGTGACTAATCTTCTGGTACAGACCAATTGGGATAAGAATTTACCGTATTTTAAGCACTTTCCAAAAGGGGCGGTTTGCTTAGGTTTAGATGGGTCAACAAACATATTTGAAGCAAAGAAGCTATTGGATGGATGGTGTAGTTTTCATGGAGATGTTCCTCCCCAAATGGTCGCTTTGGAGAAGCCTGAAACCGTAGCAAATTATACGAAGAAATTAATTGACGAGGTTGGGTATAACGGGGGCTTGATATTAAATATTGGATGCGAAATGCCTCCTGACACTAAACCGGAAAATTTCCGTGCTTTCCTTGAAACTGGGAAAAACTATGAAGCTTCAAAAAGACAGATATAA
- a CDS encoding cobalamin B12-binding domain-containing protein, which translates to MPVDLRIMFSELKKDVVIEEIQRRVASGEDVLSIIGECKEGLQEIGERFARGESYISELILSGKLFKETLDILAPYMKAQAKESKPIGKFLIATLKGDIHDLGKSIIAAQLKAHGFEVYDLGVDIDPKVVLEKIKEINPDFVGFSSLLTPNINVMKEAADLFIAEGVRDKFKLLIGGGITSPASQKLVGADFQTVDAMAGVHYCLKVLGRE; encoded by the coding sequence ATGCCGGTAGATTTAAGGATTATGTTTTCGGAGTTAAAAAAAGATGTTGTTATTGAAGAAATACAAAGAAGAGTAGCGTCTGGAGAAGATGTATTAAGCATTATCGGTGAATGCAAAGAGGGTCTGCAAGAGATTGGTGAAAGATTTGCTAGGGGAGAGAGCTATATTTCTGAACTTATTTTGTCTGGGAAATTATTCAAAGAAACTTTAGATATTCTTGCCCCCTACATGAAAGCACAGGCAAAAGAATCTAAACCCATTGGAAAGTTCCTTATCGCTACCCTTAAAGGAGATATTCATGATTTAGGTAAGAGTATTATCGCAGCACAGCTTAAAGCCCATGGCTTCGAAGTTTATGATTTAGGTGTAGACATAGATCCCAAGGTTGTATTGGAAAAAATAAAGGAAATTAATCCCGATTTTGTCGGTTTTTCTTCTTTACTTACTCCAAATATAAATGTAATGAAAGAGGCTGCTGATTTATTTATAGCTGAAGGGGTGAGGGATAAATTCAAGCTATTGATTGGCGGGGGAATAACTTCTCCAGCCTCCCAAAAGCTTGTTGGAGCTGATTTTCAAACTGTTGACGCTATGGCAGGGGTTCATTATTGCTTGAAAGTTTTGGGGAGGGAGTAG
- a CDS encoding sigma-54 interaction domain-containing protein produces the protein MRDSDEEKTIELVKENQLLRTIIDSIHEGVFVTNEKNEIILYNQEVEKTEGLKRENVLGKTEDQVYLSADYNFNETVTKKVLRTGKPVMEQFHKYKLENGHQMNVIYSTFPFYYQGKIAAVYSIGRDINQINRFILNTLEMENKLKTEENTVRQIGARYFLDDIVGISANIHETVLLARKVARHNSPVLIVGETGTGKEIFAHGMHNSSCYAKGPFIPVNCAAIPDTLLESVLFGSVKGAFTGAGDIPGLFEQAEGGTIFLDEINSMPFSLQAKLLRVLQDKSVRRIGSKEEISVNCRVISATNIDPFDTLNEKIIRPDLFFRLATVAINIPPLRERKVDIQVLCKHFINKYNNEFGFIVEDVSSDLLSLFEKYHWPGNVRELENIIESAMNLMEPGEKILAFRHIPNYYHERLNNYQQNSQNRNPDIVTLHDALLEFEKKFIEEALASNDNNITQTAKVLGISRQHLHLKLKTHKILKNFKRNGIK, from the coding sequence GTGCGAGACTCAGACGAAGAAAAAACTATAGAATTGGTAAAGGAAAACCAATTGTTAAGAACAATTATTGATAGTATTCATGAGGGAGTATTTGTAACTAATGAAAAGAATGAAATAATTCTATACAATCAGGAAGTTGAAAAGACTGAGGGACTGAAAAGGGAAAATGTGCTCGGGAAAACTGAGGACCAGGTATATTTGTCTGCGGATTACAATTTCAATGAGACGGTGACAAAAAAAGTACTCAGAACAGGGAAACCTGTAATGGAGCAATTTCATAAATATAAACTGGAAAATGGACATCAAATGAATGTAATCTATAGTACATTTCCATTTTATTACCAGGGAAAAATTGCTGCGGTTTATTCTATAGGCCGTGACATTAATCAGATAAACAGATTTATACTTAACACATTAGAGATGGAGAATAAACTGAAGACTGAAGAAAATACTGTCCGACAAATCGGAGCAAGGTATTTTTTAGACGATATTGTAGGCATCAGTGCTAATATACATGAGACTGTTTTACTGGCTAGAAAAGTGGCGCGTCATAATTCACCGGTTTTGATTGTTGGGGAAACCGGTACAGGTAAAGAGATTTTTGCACATGGCATGCATAATAGTAGTTGTTATGCAAAAGGTCCTTTTATTCCCGTGAACTGTGCGGCTATCCCGGATACTTTACTTGAGAGCGTACTCTTTGGAAGCGTCAAGGGGGCGTTTACCGGTGCTGGTGATATTCCGGGATTATTTGAACAAGCTGAAGGGGGGACGATATTTTTAGATGAAATAAATTCAATGCCATTTTCGCTTCAAGCAAAATTACTAAGAGTACTCCAAGATAAGTCTGTGAGAAGAATAGGCAGTAAAGAGGAAATATCCGTCAATTGCAGAGTGATAAGTGCTACTAATATAGATCCTTTTGATACACTAAATGAAAAGATAATCCGTCCAGATCTTTTTTTCAGATTGGCAACAGTAGCTATTAATATCCCCCCTCTTCGGGAAAGGAAAGTGGATATACAAGTACTTTGTAAACACTTTATCAATAAATATAATAATGAATTTGGTTTTATTGTCGAGGATGTTTCTTCAGACTTGTTAAGTTTATTTGAAAAATATCATTGGCCGGGTAATGTTAGAGAGCTAGAAAATATCATTGAAAGTGCCATGAATTTGATGGAGCCAGGTGAAAAAATTTTAGCATTTCGACACATACCCAATTATTATCACGAAAGACTTAACAATTATCAACAGAATTCCCAGAATAGAAACCCTGACATTGTAACTCTTCATGACGCCTTATTGGAATTTGAAAAAAAGTTTATTGAAGAAGCTTTAGCCAGTAATGATAATAATATTACACAAACTGCGAAGGTATTGGGGATTTCCAGACAACATTTGCATCTCAAATTAAAAACACATAAAATTCTAAAAAATTTCAAAAGAAATGGCATCAAGTAA
- the buk gene encoding butyrate kinase: protein MDYLILAINPGSTSTKIALYANEKEIFVKTIEHPAYEIAKYNKVSEQFEMRKEMVLTFLKNNGFETGQLSAVVGRGGMLPSVKSGAYRVNNQMVERLKNNPITDHASNLGALVAYEIANSAGIPSYIYDSVRVDELEDIARISGMPDIPRTSTSHALNSRAMAIRAAKKYGRKYSDMTFIVAHLGGGISLSVHAKGSMVDIIADDEGPFSPERAGRVPCKDLIDLCYKVKYDRTTMQKKLRGNGGLKAYLGTTDARIVENLIEDGNYEAKLIYEAMAYQVAKGIGELATVVKGKVDRIILTGGLAQSPLLTKWIKDRVEFIAPVEIMPGENELESLAFGALRVLEGKEELKEYVD, encoded by the coding sequence ATGGATTACTTAATATTAGCCATTAACCCCGGTTCGACTTCAACCAAAATTGCCTTATATGCAAATGAAAAAGAAATTTTCGTGAAAACCATAGAGCATCCGGCTTACGAAATTGCCAAGTATAATAAAGTTTCAGAACAATTCGAGATGCGTAAGGAGATGGTTCTTACTTTCCTAAAGAATAACGGATTTGAGACCGGCCAATTGTCAGCAGTAGTAGGCAGGGGAGGAATGCTGCCATCCGTAAAGTCAGGGGCCTATAGGGTGAATAATCAAATGGTAGAGAGGTTGAAGAATAATCCCATAACGGATCATGCCTCTAATCTGGGCGCTCTGGTAGCTTATGAAATAGCGAATTCAGCGGGGATACCTTCTTATATCTACGATTCGGTCCGGGTCGATGAGTTGGAGGATATAGCCCGAATCTCAGGGATGCCGGATATTCCCCGGACTAGCACAAGCCACGCTTTGAACTCACGGGCGATGGCTATTAGGGCGGCGAAAAAATACGGCAGGAAATATAGCGATATGACTTTTATCGTGGCTCATTTGGGCGGTGGTATCTCATTGAGTGTTCATGCGAAGGGCAGTATGGTAGATATCATCGCTGATGACGAAGGTCCCTTTTCTCCGGAACGGGCGGGAAGAGTCCCTTGTAAGGATTTGATCGACCTTTGTTATAAAGTGAAGTACGATAGAACAACGATGCAGAAAAAGCTTCGTGGCAACGGCGGGCTTAAAGCCTATCTTGGCACCACCGATGCCAGGATAGTTGAAAATCTGATAGAAGACGGGAATTATGAGGCAAAGCTAATCTATGAAGCAATGGCTTATCAAGTGGCGAAAGGGATTGGAGAGTTGGCAACCGTGGTTAAAGGAAAGGTAGATCGTATAATTTTAACCGGTGGCTTAGCTCAATCTCCTCTGTTAACTAAATGGATTAAGGATAGAGTTGAATTTATTGCTCCGGTAGAAATCATGCCTGGAGAAAACGAACTTGAATCCCTTGCTTTTGGAGCTTTGAGGGTATTGGAGGGTAAAGAGGAACTCAAAGAATATGTAGACTAA